The Vulpes lagopus strain Blue_001 chromosome 14, ASM1834538v1, whole genome shotgun sequence genome window below encodes:
- the LOC121475389 gene encoding thymosin beta-4-like → MSNKPDMAEIEKFSKSKLKKIETQEKNLPSKETTKHRKQTDKT, encoded by the coding sequence ATGTCTAACAAACCTGATATGGCTGAAATTGAGAAATTTAGTAAGTCAAAATTGAAGAAGATAGAAACGCAAGAGAAAAATCTGCCTTCAAAAGAAACAACTAAACATagaaagcaaacagacaaaacGTAA